DNA sequence from the Nitrososphaerota archaeon genome:
TGCATCCCTACGTAGACCCCAGAGTACGGGGACTCCGCTGCGAACGAAACCGACCCTATGAGATTGAACACAGCGTCCGAGGAAGGCCTATCCGAAGACCGCTGGGCCCCAACCAGGACGACGGGACAGGGGACTCTGACTAGGGCGAAGGAAAGCGCGGCCGCCGTATACCCCATGGTGTCCGTCCCGTGCATTATCACGATGCCGTCGAACCCCTGCTTGACCGCCCTCCCGACTCGGACTGCGAGCTTCGACCAGTGGGAAGGAGCTATGTTCTCGGAGAGGACGTTGAACATGATCTCCGTTTCCACGTCCGCGACCGCCGAAAGCTCAGGGATGAGTGAGTGGAGTTCGCCGGCCGAGATGGCTGGACGTACGGCCCCTGTGCGGTAGTCCACCCTGCTCGCGATTGTGCCGCCTGTCCCCAAAATGAGAACCCTGGGGAGCCCAGGCTTCTTCTTCGGCCTCTGCGGCACGTTGAACGCGGGCTTCTCTCCCCTCGCCTTTACTGAAGCGCTCACAAGCTTGCCTACGGCCAGGCCGACGTTGTAACCGGTCTTCAGCTTGAGCACGATGTGCTCGTCGTCCCCATAGGAGTATCTCGGGACGAGGGTGCCTGACACGGGGCCCCAGCTGGTCTCGACCTGCAAAACATCCCCGATCCCGGCCTTCGCCTCCTCAAGAAATCGCAGGGCCCTGCCGCTGTAGCCGGCCAGCTCGCGCATGTGGTGGGCGGTGAGGTCCAACGGTCTTAAAGGATTGCCCGCCTCCGTCGGGAAAAAGATTAATCCGCGGTTCAGGGGCGC
Encoded proteins:
- the gatD gene encoding Glu-tRNA(Gln) amidotransferase subunit GatD; protein product: MDLTAHHMRELAGYSGRALRFLEEAKAGIGDVLQVETSWGPVSGTLVPRYSYGDDEHIVLKLKTGYNVGLAVGKLVSASVKARGEKPAFNVPQRPKKKPGLPRVLILGTGGTIASRVDYRTGAVRPAISAGELHSLIPELSAVADVETEIMFNVLSENIAPSHWSKLAVRVGRAVKQGFDGIVIMHGTDTMGYTAAALSFALVRVPCPVVLVGAQRSSDRPSSDAVFNLIGSVSFAAESPYSGVYVGMHLDESDERVALHRGTRVRKNHTSRRDAFVSVGVPIAAVWGPSGLEDADPGLPPRGKGPFKPRSKFDGRVALLKFYPSMPGRMIRAVKLLGAKALVLEGTGLGHVSSEDTAAVKEFVRKGGLAFITSQCIEGRVDLNVYDTGRDLLKAGVVPLEDMLSETALAKAMWALGNSATAKEAKEIMVEDLAGEMTSRRFPG